In one window of Cellulophaga sp. HaHa_2_95 DNA:
- a CDS encoding L-rhamnose mutarotase encodes MKRYCLALDLINDASLIAEYKAYHAKVWPEIMESIKSSGIQHLAIYSVENRLFMIMETSDEFSFESKNKADLANPKVKEWEKLMWNYQQALPNSKADEKWRLMEQIFEL; translated from the coding sequence ATGAAACGATATTGTTTAGCACTAGATTTAATTAATGATGCGTCATTAATAGCAGAATACAAAGCGTATCATGCCAAAGTATGGCCAGAAATTATGGAGAGCATTAAATCATCTGGAATTCAGCATTTAGCTATTTATAGTGTGGAAAACAGACTCTTTATGATCATGGAGACCAGTGACGAATTCTCTTTTGAATCTAAAAATAAGGCCGACCTAGCTAATCCGAAAGTTAAAGAATGGGAAAAGTTGATGTGGAACTATCAACAAGCACTTCCCAATTCTAAAGCAGATGAGAAATGGAGATTAATGGAACAAATTTTTGAATTATGA
- the fucP gene encoding L-fucose:H+ symporter permease — MNNIANKPKVVAKKVLIPFILVTSLFALWGFANAVTDPMVQAFKKVLELSNSQAAWVQMAFYGGYFCMALPAAMFMRKYSYKTGILIGLGLYAGGALLFYPAAITEQFWFFCLGLYVLTFGLAFLETAANPYILAMGDKRTATQRLNLAQAFNPIGLIAGLFVAQQFVLKNLQSDDIADFSALEEASKVLIRTSDLLVIRNPYVILGLVLLGIFVLFLMNKMPQSKDEGAMPSIGKTFSSLLKNKKYALGVLAQIVYVGAQIMCWTYIYQYAEAVQISAVTAGYYQMAAFILFTVGRAIGTYLLRFTSAGKLLMLFSLFAIACAAGVMFIEGVLGLYFLVALSFFMSLMFPTIYGIALEDLTEEQSKVGSAGLIMAIVGGALMPKAQGMIIDYGGNGVADLRILGVSEVNFSFILPLLCFIYIAWYGRHIFEHHEVKTVTTSL, encoded by the coding sequence ATGAATAATATTGCTAACAAACCCAAAGTAGTAGCAAAGAAAGTACTAATACCTTTCATTTTAGTAACCTCTTTATTTGCCTTATGGGGATTTGCAAATGCGGTTACAGACCCCATGGTACAAGCTTTTAAAAAAGTACTTGAATTATCTAACTCACAAGCTGCATGGGTACAAATGGCTTTCTATGGCGGCTATTTCTGTATGGCATTACCTGCTGCAATGTTTATGAGAAAATACTCTTACAAAACTGGCATTTTAATAGGGCTAGGATTATATGCTGGCGGCGCTTTATTATTTTATCCCGCCGCCATTACCGAACAATTTTGGTTCTTTTGTCTTGGACTTTATGTATTAACCTTTGGCTTAGCCTTTTTAGAAACTGCCGCTAATCCTTATATTTTAGCCATGGGCGATAAAAGAACAGCTACACAGCGGTTAAACTTAGCCCAAGCATTTAACCCCATAGGGTTGATTGCTGGATTGTTTGTGGCACAACAATTTGTATTAAAAAATTTACAATCAGATGATATTGCAGATTTTAGTGCTTTAGAAGAAGCTTCTAAAGTACTCATACGCACCTCTGATCTATTGGTGATACGAAACCCCTATGTAATTTTAGGCCTGGTATTACTAGGCATTTTTGTTCTTTTTCTAATGAACAAAATGCCTCAATCTAAAGATGAAGGTGCAATGCCTAGCATTGGAAAAACGTTTAGCTCCCTTCTAAAAAACAAAAAATATGCTTTAGGTGTCTTAGCGCAAATAGTATATGTAGGCGCACAAATTATGTGCTGGACCTATATCTACCAGTATGCAGAAGCCGTACAAATAAGTGCTGTTACAGCTGGTTATTATCAAATGGCAGCCTTTATTTTATTTACCGTTGGTAGAGCTATAGGAACCTATTTATTACGATTTACGAGTGCTGGAAAATTACTCATGCTTTTTTCACTTTTTGCAATTGCTTGTGCTGCAGGCGTTATGTTTATTGAAGGTGTTTTAGGATTATATTTTCTAGTAGCGTTATCTTTTTTTATGTCTTTAATGTTCCCAACAATCTACGGCATAGCGCTAGAAGACTTAACCGAAGAACAATCCAAAGTTGGCTCTGCCGGCTTAATAATGGCCATCGTAGGTGGTGCTTTAATGCCTAAAGCACAAGGAATGATTATTGATTATGGAGGTAATGGTGTCGCCGATTTACGAATATTGGGCGTATCAGAAGTTAATTTTTCTTTTATCTTACCATTACTGTGCTTTATATACATTGCTTGGTACGGGCGTCATATATTTGAACATCATGAAGTTAAAACAGTAACGACAAGCTTATGA
- a CDS encoding SDR family oxidoreductase, with protein MDLHLKDKIVVVTGAAGLKGSIGETIVQALANEGAIPVIVCRNDRGFGYEKELQDKGIDALFVKTDLTDPVQVAAAAKKIGEKYGRIDALINNIGVNDGVGLDASIDDFMWSLKLNLVSFFAMTKFCLPYIKKAQGTILNIGSKVSLTGQGATSGYAASKGGVLGLTREWAVDLIKDNIRVNAIIIAESWTPAYDTWIKTLENGEEKLKAIVDKIPLENRMTTPQEIADTCLFVISDKSSHTTGQFITVDGGYVHLDRSLLTS; from the coding sequence ATGGATTTACATTTAAAAGATAAAATTGTTGTTGTAACGGGTGCAGCAGGATTAAAAGGCAGTATTGGTGAAACGATTGTCCAGGCTTTAGCAAATGAAGGGGCCATACCCGTAATTGTTTGTAGAAATGATAGAGGGTTTGGGTATGAGAAAGAATTACAAGACAAGGGGATTGATGCTTTGTTTGTAAAAACAGATTTGACAGATCCTGTGCAAGTAGCAGCAGCAGCAAAAAAAATAGGTGAAAAATATGGCCGTATAGATGCCTTAATTAACAACATTGGAGTGAATGACGGGGTTGGTTTAGATGCTAGTATTGATGATTTTATGTGGTCTTTAAAACTAAATTTAGTAAGCTTTTTTGCAATGACTAAATTTTGTCTTCCTTATATTAAAAAAGCACAAGGCACTATATTAAATATAGGATCTAAGGTTAGTCTTACGGGACAAGGAGCAACATCTGGGTATGCCGCTTCTAAAGGAGGTGTTTTAGGCTTAACACGAGAATGGGCGGTAGATTTAATTAAAGATAATATCCGAGTGAACGCTATTATCATCGCAGAAAGTTGGACTCCAGCTTATGATACTTGGATAAAAACTTTAGAAAACGGAGAAGAAAAATTAAAAGCTATCGTAGATAAGATTCCATTAGAAAATAGAATGACCACCCCGCAAGAAATAGCAGATACCTGTCTATTTGTTATTTCTGATAAATCATCACATACTACTGGACAATTCATTACTGTAGACGGGGGCTACGTGCACTTAGACCGCTCCTTATTAACAAGTTAA
- a CDS encoding amidohydrolase, with amino-acid sequence MIIDSHQHFWVYDAKKHSWIDDTMSTIRRDFLPKDLKKIYQENNIDGCIAVQADQSREETEFLLKLSDEHQFIKGVVGWVDFSAANIEAQLEAYSSLKKLKGFRHIVQAELNPNFLLQPDFLRGIAALEKYNYTYDLLILPHQLGATLEFIKKFPHQKFVIDHMAKPYIKEGFFDGWAVLIKEIARHENVYCKLSGMITEADYTTWSTAQIEPYMDVVFNSFGPDRILFGSDWPVCLVAGNFAKVKKLTTDFIAKCSPTEQQNIMGINAIKFYNL; translated from the coding sequence ATGATCATTGATAGCCATCAACATTTCTGGGTATACGATGCAAAAAAGCATTCTTGGATAGACGATACGATGTCTACTATCCGGAGAGATTTTTTGCCAAAAGATTTAAAAAAAATCTACCAAGAAAATAATATTGATGGCTGTATCGCTGTTCAAGCGGATCAAAGTAGAGAAGAAACGGAGTTTCTTTTGAAGTTATCCGATGAACATCAATTTATAAAAGGGGTTGTAGGTTGGGTAGATTTTAGCGCTGCTAATATAGAAGCACAACTAGAAGCTTATTCAAGTCTAAAAAAACTAAAAGGATTCAGGCATATTGTGCAAGCCGAATTGAATCCTAATTTTTTGTTACAGCCAGATTTCCTAAGAGGAATCGCTGCCTTAGAAAAGTATAATTACACCTATGATCTTTTAATTCTGCCACATCAACTTGGGGCCACATTAGAATTCATAAAGAAATTTCCTCATCAGAAATTTGTCATAGACCATATGGCTAAGCCCTATATTAAAGAGGGCTTTTTTGATGGATGGGCTGTATTAATCAAAGAAATTGCTAGACATGAAAATGTCTATTGCAAATTATCTGGAATGATCACCGAAGCAGATTATACGACATGGTCTACAGCACAGATTGAACCTTATATGGATGTAGTGTTCAATTCTTTTGGACCTGATCGCATTCTTTTTGGGTCTGATTGGCCCGTATGCCTCGTTGCAGGAAACTTTGCTAAAGTAAAAAAACTAACCACAGATTTTATTGCAAAATGCAGCCCTACTGAACAACAGAATATCATGGGTATAAATGCAATAAAATTTTACAATTTATAA
- a CDS encoding fumarylacetoacetate hydrolase family protein, with protein sequence MKLIRFGEVNNEKPGVQLSNGNKIDVSGFGEDYTEQFFGSDGIARLKNWLNDNESKCALVAKETRLGSPLCRPSKIVCVGLNYAKHAAESGMQIPKEPVLFFKATSSIIGPNDTVILPKGSTKSDWEVELAIIIGKKASYVSEEDALDYVAGYVLHNDISERAFQLEREGQWVKGKSCDTFAPLGPFIATKDEIKDPNNLNLWLKLNGEMMQNSSTSDFVFNIQEVVSYISQFMTLLPGDVISTGTPFGVGLGLTPPMYLKDGDVMELGIEGLGISKQNVIDYKA encoded by the coding sequence ATGAAACTTATAAGATTTGGTGAAGTAAATAATGAAAAGCCAGGAGTACAATTATCAAATGGAAACAAGATTGATGTTTCTGGTTTTGGCGAAGATTATACAGAGCAATTTTTTGGATCAGATGGAATAGCACGCTTAAAAAATTGGTTAAATGATAACGAAAGCAAATGTGCTTTAGTTGCCAAAGAAACACGTTTAGGTTCTCCGCTCTGCCGGCCATCAAAAATTGTATGCGTAGGTTTAAATTACGCAAAGCATGCGGCAGAAAGCGGAATGCAAATTCCGAAAGAGCCTGTATTATTTTTTAAAGCTACATCTTCTATCATTGGTCCTAATGATACCGTTATCTTACCTAAAGGCAGCACAAAATCTGATTGGGAAGTAGAATTAGCAATTATCATCGGCAAAAAAGCTTCTTATGTTTCTGAAGAAGATGCATTAGATTATGTTGCTGGATATGTATTACATAATGATATAAGCGAGCGTGCTTTTCAATTAGAAAGAGAAGGACAATGGGTTAAAGGGAAAAGTTGTGACACCTTTGCGCCATTAGGTCCTTTTATAGCTACAAAAGATGAAATTAAAGATCCTAATAATTTAAACCTATGGTTAAAATTGAATGGAGAAATGATGCAGAATAGTTCAACATCAGACTTTGTTTTTAATATTCAAGAAGTGGTGAGTTATATCAGTCAATTTATGACCTTACTTCCTGGGGATGTAATCTCTACAGGAACACCGTTTGGAGTTGGTTTAGGCTTAACACCACCAATGTATTTAAAGGATGGCGATGTTATGGAATTAGGGATTGAAGGTTTAGGAATTTCTAAACAAAACGTAATTGACTACAAAGCGTAA
- a CDS encoding SDR family NAD(P)-dependent oxidoreductase, translating to MKFNLDKKTAIITGGGSGIGKAIAKTLAEQGAFVHILELHIENALLTKKEIEASGGKAAVHQCNVIHQKEVIAVIDKIAKNYSIDILINNAGIAHIGNVENTPEEAFDRVYQVNVKGVYNCIYSTIPHMKKNKSGVIINMASIASSVGISDRFAYSMSKGAALTMTYSIAKDYVQDGIRCNCISPARIHTPFVDGFINENYPDNKEEMFEKLSQTQPIGRMGMPEEVANLALYLCSDEASFVTGTNFPIDGGFIKLNG from the coding sequence ATGAAATTTAATTTAGATAAGAAGACGGCGATTATAACAGGTGGCGGAAGTGGTATTGGAAAAGCGATTGCTAAAACATTAGCAGAACAAGGTGCTTTTGTACATATACTAGAATTGCATATTGAAAATGCCCTGCTCACAAAAAAAGAGATTGAAGCTAGCGGAGGAAAAGCTGCGGTACATCAATGTAATGTAATACATCAAAAGGAAGTTATTGCGGTTATTGATAAAATAGCCAAAAATTATTCAATTGATATTTTAATTAACAATGCAGGTATTGCCCATATTGGTAATGTTGAAAATACTCCTGAGGAGGCATTTGATCGCGTTTACCAAGTGAATGTCAAAGGAGTATACAATTGTATTTATAGTACTATTCCTCATATGAAAAAAAATAAATCTGGTGTGATCATAAACATGGCATCTATAGCATCATCAGTAGGTATTTCAGATAGGTTTGCCTATTCTATGTCTAAAGGCGCTGCCTTAACCATGACTTATTCTATTGCAAAAGACTATGTTCAAGATGGCATTAGATGTAACTGTATTTCTCCTGCAAGAATCCATACTCCTTTTGTAGATGGATTTATAAACGAAAATTACCCAGACAATAAAGAAGAAATGTTTGAAAAGCTTTCACAAACACAACCAATTGGCAGAATGGGAATGCCTGAAGAGGTTGCCAATTTAGCATTATATTTATGTTCCGATGAAGCTTCTTTTGTAACGGGTACTAACTTTCCTATAGACGGTGGGTTTATAAAATTAAACGGATAA